In one Shewanella loihica PV-4 genomic region, the following are encoded:
- the rpsM gene encoding 30S ribosomal protein S13 → MARIAGINIPDQKHTVIALTAIYGIGLTRAQQICAATSIAEDAKIKELSEAQIDTLREEVAKYIVEGDLRREISMNIKRLMDLGCYRGLRHRRSLPLRGQRTKTNARTRKGPRKPIRK, encoded by the coding sequence GTGGCCCGTATCGCTGGCATTAACATTCCTGATCAGAAGCACACAGTCATTGCATTGACTGCTATCTACGGTATTGGACTAACTCGCGCACAACAAATCTGCGCGGCTACTTCAATTGCTGAAGATGCTAAGATCAAGGAATTGAGCGAAGCTCAAATAGACACACTACGCGAAGAAGTTGCTAAATACATTGTAGAAGGTGACTTGCGTCGTGAGATCTCTATGAACATCAAGCGTCTGATGGACCTTGGTTGTTATCGTGGTCTCCGCCACCGTCGTAGCCTGCCCCTTCGTGGGCAACGTACCAAGACCAATGCGCGTACTCGCAAAGGTCCACGTAAGCCAATTAGAAAGTAA
- the rpmJ gene encoding 50S ribosomal protein L36 → MKVRASVKKICRNCKIVKRSGVVRVICVEPKHKQRQG, encoded by the coding sequence ATGAAAGTTCGAGCTTCCGTGAAGAAGATCTGCCGTAACTGCAAGATCGTAAAGCGTAGCGGCGTTGTACGCGTTATCTGTGTTGAACCAAAACACAAACAGCGTCAAGGCTAA
- the rpsD gene encoding 30S ribosomal protein S4, protein MARYLGPKLKLTRREGTDLFLKSGVRAIDSKCKLEAAPGQHGARKARLSEYGVQLREKQKVRRTYGVLEKQFRNYYKDAARLKGNTGENLLTLLETRLDNVVYRMGFGATRAEARQLVSHKSIMVNGRVVNIPSFKVSANDVISVREKSQKQARIKAALEVASQREKPTWVEVDAAKMEGAFKRLPERSDLSADINEQLIVELYSK, encoded by the coding sequence ATGGCAAGATACTTGGGTCCAAAGCTCAAGCTCACTCGCCGAGAAGGTACTGACCTTTTCCTGAAAAGCGGTGTGAGAGCAATTGATTCGAAGTGTAAGCTTGAAGCTGCACCTGGACAACACGGCGCTCGTAAAGCTCGTTTGTCTGAGTACGGCGTTCAGCTGCGCGAAAAACAAAAAGTTCGTCGTACTTATGGTGTGCTTGAAAAGCAATTCCGTAACTACTATAAAGACGCTGCACGTCTAAAAGGTAACACTGGTGAAAACCTGCTTACTCTTTTGGAAACTCGTTTAGATAACGTTGTTTATCGTATGGGTTTTGGTGCTACCCGTGCTGAAGCACGTCAGCTAGTTAGCCATAAGTCAATTATGGTAAACGGCCGCGTTGTTAACATTCCATCATTCAAAGTGTCTGCGAATGATGTAATTAGCGTTCGTGAGAAGTCTCAAAAGCAAGCTCGTATCAAAGCTGCTCTAGAGGTTGCTTCTCAGCGCGAAAAGCCAACATGGGTTGAAGTAGATGCCGCTAAGATGGAAGGTGCTTTCAAGCGTCTGCCTGAGCGTAGCGATTTATCTGCGGATATTAACGAACAGCTGATCGTCGAGC
- the rpsK gene encoding 30S ribosomal protein S11 has translation MAKVPSRSTRKRVRKQVADGMAHIHASFNNTIITITDRQGNALSWATSGGSGFRGSRKSTPFAAQVAAERAGVAAQDYGVKNLEVFVKGPGPGRESAIRALNAVGYKITNITDVTPIPHNGCRPPKKRRV, from the coding sequence ATGGCTAAAGTTCCGTCACGTTCAACGCGCAAGCGCGTACGTAAACAGGTTGCTGATGGCATGGCTCATATCCATGCATCTTTCAACAACACCATTATCACCATTACAGATCGTCAAGGTAATGCACTTTCTTGGGCAACTTCTGGTGGTTCAGGTTTCCGTGGTTCACGTAAATCTACACCATTTGCTGCACAGGTAGCTGCTGAGCGCGCAGGTGTTGCTGCTCAGGACTACGGTGTTAAAAACCTTGAAGTTTTCGTGAAGGGTCCAGGTCCAGGACGTGAGTCAGCTATTCGAGCGCTGAACGCGGTTGGTTACAAGATAACCAACATTACCGATGTGACGCCGATCCCTCATAATGGTTGTCGTCCTCCTAAGAAACGTCGCGTGTAA
- the secY gene encoding preprotein translocase subunit SecY: MAKPGLDLKSAKGGLSELKARLLFVIGAIIVFRAGSFVPIPGIDAAVLAELFNQQKGTILGMFNMFSGGALERASIFALGIMPYISASIIMQLLTVVHPALAELKKEGESGRKKISQYTRYGTLVLGTFQAIGIATGLPNLVPGLVVNLGFGFYFVAVVSLVTGTMFLMWLGEQITERGIGNGISILIFAGIVAGLPSAIGQTAEQARQGDLNVLVLLLIAVIVFAVTYFVVFVERGQRRIVVNYAKRQQGRKVFAAQSTHLPLKVNMAGVIPPIFASSIILFPGTLAQWFGQNEGLSWLSDFSLAVSPGQPLYSLLYATAIIFFCFFYTALVFNPRETADNLKKSGAFIPGIRPGEQTSRYIDKVMTRLTLAGALYITFICLIPEFMLIAWKVQFYFGGTSLLIMVVVIMDFMAQVQTHMMSHQYESVMKKANLVNKANLDRFGR, translated from the coding sequence ATGGCAAAACCAGGACTTGATTTAAAAAGCGCGAAGGGCGGTTTATCAGAATTGAAAGCCCGCCTACTGTTCGTGATTGGTGCGATTATCGTCTTTAGAGCCGGTTCGTTCGTACCAATTCCTGGTATTGACGCAGCTGTATTAGCAGAGCTGTTTAATCAGCAGAAGGGTACCATCTTAGGCATGTTTAACATGTTCTCTGGTGGCGCCCTTGAACGTGCTTCTATCTTTGCTCTTGGTATCATGCCGTACATCTCGGCATCGATCATCATGCAGCTATTGACTGTGGTACATCCTGCACTAGCCGAACTGAAGAAGGAAGGCGAGTCAGGACGTAAGAAGATCAGTCAGTATACTCGATATGGCACACTGGTCTTGGGTACATTCCAAGCGATCGGTATCGCAACGGGTCTGCCAAACTTGGTCCCTGGTTTAGTTGTAAACCTTGGATTTGGTTTCTACTTCGTTGCAGTAGTGAGTTTGGTCACGGGAACCATGTTCCTGATGTGGCTGGGTGAGCAGATTACCGAACGAGGCATAGGCAACGGTATCTCGATTCTTATTTTCGCAGGTATTGTAGCCGGTCTACCTTCTGCTATCGGCCAAACGGCTGAGCAGGCGCGTCAAGGCGACTTGAACGTACTAGTATTATTGTTGATTGCAGTGATCGTATTTGCTGTGACCTATTTTGTTGTGTTTGTTGAGCGTGGACAGCGTCGTATCGTTGTTAACTATGCTAAGCGTCAGCAGGGCCGTAAGGTGTTTGCCGCGCAGAGCACTCACTTACCGCTTAAGGTCAACATGGCAGGTGTGATTCCACCAATCTTTGCGTCAAGCATCATTTTGTTCCCAGGCACACTGGCTCAGTGGTTTGGTCAGAATGAAGGCTTGTCTTGGTTAAGTGATTTTTCACTTGCAGTATCGCCAGGTCAGCCGCTTTACTCATTGTTGTATGCAACAGCGATTATCTTCTTCTGTTTCTTCTACACTGCGTTGGTATTTAACCCACGTGAAACAGCAGATAACCTGAAGAAGAGTGGTGCGTTTATTCCCGGGATCCGTCCTGGAGAACAGACTTCGCGATATATAGATAAAGTAATGACTCGCCTAACACTGGCCGGTGCATTGTATATTACCTTTATCTGTTTAATTCCGGAGTTCATGTTAATCGCGTGGAAAGTACAGTTCTATTTTGGCGGTACTTCACTACTAATTATGGTAGTCGTGATCATGGACTTCATGGCTCAGGTTCAGACCCATATGATGTCACATCAGTATGAGTCTGTGATGAAGAAAGCTAACCTAGTGAATAAAGCGAACTTAGATCGCTTTGGTCGCTAA